One region of Bubalus kerabau isolate K-KA32 ecotype Philippines breed swamp buffalo chromosome 6, PCC_UOA_SB_1v2, whole genome shotgun sequence genomic DNA includes:
- the LOC129656361 gene encoding olfactory receptor 12-like: MSPQGNGNLSVMPLQEFVLDGFAGGQQTQDLLFALFLALYVVAILGNLTMIMVVTLDARLHSPMYFFLKNLSFVDLCYLSVIYPKALANTVTSSKVITFEGCIIQFFFFSLMGATEAFLLAVMAYDRFVAICSPLQYPISMCHSICARLVLGCYCGGCLNSVLQASFTFTLPFCSSNHIDHFFCDVLPLLKLACADTTINKLILFSICGLIIVGTTLVVLTSYGYITVTILRMRSGGGRHKLFSTCGSHMTAVSLFYGTLFVMYAQPGAVASLEQGKVVSVFYTLVIPMLNPLVYSLRNKDVKDALWRLGQRQTAT, from the coding sequence ATGTCACCCCAAGGAAACGGAAACCTCTCAGTGATGCCTCTGCAGGAGTTTGTGCTGGATGGATTTGCGGGTGGTCAGCAGACCCAGGACCTGCTCTTTGCTCTGTTCCTGGCCCTGTACGTGGTGGCCATCCTGGGGAACCTCACCATGATCATGGTCGTCACCCTGGATGCACGTCTGCACTCCccaatgtacttcttcctcaagaACCTCTCCTTTGTGGACCTGTGTTACTTGTCTGTCATCTACCCCAAGGCCCTGGCAAACACCGTAACTTCCTCCAAGGTCATCACGTTTGAGGGATGTatcattcagtttttctttttctctctaatgGGAGCCACTGAGGCATTCCTCTTGgccgtgatggcctatgaccgcttcgTGGCCATCTGCAGCCCCTTGCAGTACCCCATCTCCATGTGCCACTCAATCTGTGCCCGCCTGGTGCTGGGATGCTACTGTGGGGGCTGCCTCAACTCCGTCCTGCAGGCCAGCTTCACATTCACTCTCCCGTTCTGCAGCTCCAACCACATTgaccacttcttctgtgatgtgCTGCCTCTGCTCAAGCTTGCCTGTGCGGACACTACAATCAATAAGCTGATCTTGTTTAGCATTTGTGGCCTCATCATCGTGGGCACCACACTCGTGGTTCTCACCTCCTATGGCTACATCACAGTGACCATCCTGAGGATGCGCTCAGGAGGAGGGAGACACAAGCTCTTCTCCACCTGCGGCTCCCACATGACAGCCGTGTCCCTCTTTTATGGGACCCTTTTTGTCATGTATGCCCAGCCAGGAGCTGTGGCATCCTTGGAGCAGGGCAAGGTGGTCTCTGTCTTCTACACCCTGGTCATCCCGATGCTCAACCCCCTCGTCTACAGTCTGAGAAACAAGGAcgtgaaggatgctctgtggagaCTGGGGCAGAGACAGACAGCCACGTGA